Proteins found in one Crassostrea angulata isolate pt1a10 chromosome 3, ASM2561291v2, whole genome shotgun sequence genomic segment:
- the LOC128177041 gene encoding FMRFamide receptor-like — protein sequence MDETGTFGQNSHVMEYKDMNPMENITILYTTMPGVSTGNPPPPGIADYVKLAVMGYVALVIICLGMVGNGLSMVVLTRKSMHTSTNCYLLALAIWDTAVILCTLLLMTLPTLSSWFKDNVMPYVVVIGYPLALTAQMSTLWLTVSFTVERYIAVCHPLQAVRMCTVARARVVIVAVSVVSILFNASRWFEYRLKFDQSSNNRSTLSFEPTEFGKNDDYKQVYFLWLYLLVMFIVPLTSLTVLNIFLILAVRQSQIQRKDMNVRQSRENNVTMMLVSIIIVFIICQIPALIYNMAWAIDINTVEKSTGWKILSTFRNFMVTLNSCVNFILYCALGQRFRHTCIRSFCRCMMMTENGRSFRYVNSAMMASSSVNTYAKYRLVRAKRGILTYRMKNLSPSTGLCRRYTIQTSMTFSKGGTKSSMTDGHETPPQRSRDCSHATNSTKSTSSKESLHNELSDTQKTL from the coding sequence ATGGACGAAACAGGAACGTTTGGACAGAACAGCCACGTGATGGAGTACAAGGATATGAATCCGATGGAGAACATTACAATCCTGTACACCACAATGCCTGGTGTTAGCACGGGGAATCCCCCGCCGCCGGGAATTGCCGACTACGTAAAGCTAGCGGTGATGGGGTACGTCGCCCTCGTCATCATCTGTCTTGGGATGGTCGGTAACGGGCTGTCCATGGTGGTACTGACCAGGAAATCCATGCACACATCGACCAATTGCTACCTCCTTGCTCTCGCCATCTGGGACACCGCGGTGATTCTCTGTACCTTACTTCTGATGACGCTGCCCACTTTGTCGTCTTGGTTTAAAGATAACGTGATGCCGTACGTTGTGGTAATTGGGTATCCTCTGGCTCTGACTGCTCAAATGTCCACTCTGTGGCTAACAGTTTCCTTCACTGTGGAACGTTACATAGCTGTCTGCCACCCACTGCAAGCCGTTCGGATGTGCACGGTTGCGCGCGCACGCGTCGTCATAGTAGCAGTATCGGTTGTGTCTATTCTTTTTAACGCGAGTCGCTGGTTTGAATATCGCTTGAAATTTGATCAGTCAAGCAATAACCGGTCAACATTATCTTTCGAGCCCACCGAATTTGGAAAAAACGACGACTACAAGCAGGTTTATTTCCTCTGGCTTTATCTCCTCGTAATGTTCATAGTGCCCTTGACATCACTGACGGTGCTCAACATTTTTCTGATCCTAGCTGTCCGACAATCACAGATTCAGCGAAAAGACATGAATGTCAGGCAGTCACGTGAGAATAACGTGACAATGATGCTCGTCTCCATCATCATCGTGTTTATCATATGCCAAATTCCCGCGCTAATATACAATATGGCGTGGGCCATTGACATAAACACTGTTGAGAAATCCACTGGTTGGAAAATTCTTTCCACATTCCGAAATTTCATGGTGACATTAAACAGCTGTGTCAACTTCATTTTGTACTGTGCGCTGGGGCAGCGCTTCCGTCACACGTGCATTCGATCGTTCTGTCGTTGTATGATGATGACAGAAAATGGCCGCTCCTTCCGGTACGTAAACTCCGCCATGATGGCGTCATCGTCTGTGAATACCTATGCCAAGTACCGGTTGGTGCGCGCTAAGAGGGGGATCCTCACGTACCGGATGAAGAACTTGTCCCCGTCCACCGGACTGTGTCGGCGGTACACGATACAGACGTCCATGACCTTCTCAAAAGGCGGCACCAAGTCATCCATGACTGACGGGCACGAGACGCCGCCGCAGCGCTCCAGGGACTGCTCTCACGCGACCAACAGCACCAAGAGCACCTCCTCCAAAGAATCCCTCCACAACGAGCTGTCTGACACACAGAAAACATTATAG
- the LOC128176975 gene encoding uncharacterized protein LOC128176975, with protein sequence MVNTKVTPKKSKEICPVCFKEVAGKDAWTAHVIKCAGSMLVCEKCRVSFKKKEYLAKHMGLKHSEIDLSKESEKDIPSPSSSPTNDTDSESDWDEDPEVRLEETPRDEKPQTETNDLMTGRIYRKRTMPSPVQSPRKFICRTEVHPIPGVVTVETQTDTVVSGMADKSTQTAGYRKRVKEVTITKYHENGRSVENIVEREEFYNI encoded by the coding sequence ATGGTAAATACTAAGGTGACCCCCAAGAAGTCTAAAGAGATATGTCCAGTGTGCTTCAAAGAAGTTGCAGGGAAAGATGCCTGGACAGCTCATGTTATAAAGTGTGCCGGCAGCATGTTGGTTTGTGAAAAATGTCGTGTGTCCTTTAAGAAGAAGGAATATTTGGCAAAACACATGGGATTGAAACATTCAGAGATCGATCTGTCCAAGGAGTCTGAGAAAGACATTCCAAGTCCTAGCAGCTCACCGACGAATGATACTGACAGTGAAAGTGACTGGGATGAAGATCCAGAGGTACGGTTGGAGGAGACTCCAAGAGACGAGAAACCTCAAACTGAAACAAATGACCTGATGACTGGACGTATCTACAGGAAACGCACTATGCCCAGCCCTGTACAGTCTCCCAGAAAATTCATCTGCAGGACGGAAGTGCATCCTATTCCAGGTGTCGTGACCGTTGAGACACAGACAGATACTGTTGTAAGTGGTATGGCAGACAAGAGTACCCAAACAGCTGGATACCGGAAGCGAGTAAAGGAGGTTACCATAACCAAGTATCATGAGAACGGCAGAAGCGTAGAGAATATCGTGGAGAGAGAGgagttttacaatatataa